DNA from Mustela erminea isolate mMusErm1 chromosome 18, mMusErm1.Pri, whole genome shotgun sequence:
AGATTCATTCTTCgactctgtgagacaagaaccctgTGATCCAGGGACAATGCTAGCCTTTCACAACTGGGTTTCCATGACAGAATTAAGCCCTATACAAAATTATCAGAATGATGATGTTCTCAATTCTTCCAAGGCTCCATAGCACATTCTAGATGCACAGGACAGAAGTTAACTCACTGCATAGAATTACCTTAGTTATTAGAACTCAATTCCCTTTGGAACTGGCTGAGAAGAGCCACTCTAAACCTGCTCCTCATAAAGGAAACTTTCAACTGTTAATGTTTGTGGGCCCTGCTCCTGGGTTTTCAGAGAAGATACACTTTTACCAAGGTCAGAATGACTTCACCACACTTCAAAGGGCAAAAGCTCTTTCTGCCCTGAGCACTCATTGTACATCTCCTTCATTAGCAAATaacctaaaaagaaatatttcagacttAAGAGTAAAAATCCCTCCTGgccgagggttttgaagtggcggggggtgggaggttgggataccaggtggtgggtattatagagggcacggattgcatggagcactgggtgtggtgcaaaaataatgaatactgttatgctgaaaataaataaaaaataaataaataaaaatcacccctGGCATTCTATTCCCACACCTCTGAAGTCTGCAATCTTGCTCATACTAAAAGCATATGATAAAGCCTGTAATTTTCTGAAATGCTCTTCCTCACGATGATTTGTAACTCTTGGTGTAACAAAAACATATAAGATCCTGTATTAAACATTCCTTCTCCAGAGCACTCCCTTCTTTGTAAAGATTGTGTATCCCAGGCAGCTGTCCTTGCTTGgcctcaaataaaatttaaaactctcttcctttttttttagaaattttaaaaagtttgttcattttgtgtcaACACTCCTGGTCAAGCAAAGAAACATCCTTGCCCTCAGAAGTCTGGGAGGCCTCAAAGAGCAACCAGATGAACTAGGGGGGCAAAATACAGGAAAACAAGGAACCCCAGAATGACACTGCTGACAGCTGCTCTGCTTTCCCCACAAGGCTGTCTTGATTCCAAGACAGGGGCTGAGAGGCTGGGAGCAGAAGGTGCAGCTGAGAGGCTGAGTTGTGAGGCAAGCGTTAGCAGGCTTATGGAGACAAAAAGTGGAGGCAGAATCCTGTCAGAGGGAAGGAGTTGAAAACTCCAGGTTTTCAACTGGGATTTCCAAAATGTTACATTCTAGAAGTAACACATAATAGGAAATAGGCCAACTCTCATCAAATATGTGCCTGAAACCATAGGGTAGTACTGAATCCTGTATGAATACTATGTTTTTTCCACATACATAACTAGATAGTAGgtacagtaagagattaacaacaataataaaataaaacaatgataacaATGAACTGTAATGTgaatgtgttctttctctctcttaaaatatctTAGCTTCTCTTGTGATGGTGTAAGGATGACAAAATGGCTGCCTGAGGGAGAAGATAGAAGGAGATGGATGACATAGGCTCTGTGATGTTGCCTTAGGACACTTTTGACGTTCTGAGGATGTGTCAGGAGATCCGTCTGCTGCCTGACTGTGGTTGACCGCAGATAACCAAAACTACAGTAAACCAAACCACACTTAAGGGGGGACTACTGTATAATCAGAGCTTACGTCCCAGAACTATTAACTAGGTATGGGGAAAATGCCTAAATGTCCCATAGTAATAACAGTTTCCCACAATCTGCCACAGCTCAAAAGGCCAAATTAAGTCCCCTTAACACTcaggattttaaataaaagatatttattaggatgaagaagacaaaaaagagaacagaggcaCCAGCTGCCATTCCCCCTCCTTCCGCCTCCTGTATCCAAATGTGTCCAAGGAAGATACTCCCATGTTCTAGATGTCATCCTTCTGGATGGTTGAGGAAGAAGTGATTGTTGTGGAGCAGAACGTGGCTCCTGAGGGACACCACCCTACTCCGAAGGGAGTGATAAACTCTAGGGCCTGCCTTCTAGTGCCTGCTTGTGGACCGAAGAGGGGGAGGCTTTTTTTCTCAGGGACACAGTTTTGGGGAGAGTGACAGGTCAGTAGCTGAGCTCACCAGAAACCCTGCTTCATCTTTGTAGAACTATGTTGCCAACGAAGTAtaaaattgcttttgcttttaccTATTGTACTTAAAAGTTCTAGagcttcctctccttcccacatCCCTCAAGGCTAATAAACACAAACAATACATAAACAGGAACTTGTGACCCCTCTTATTAAAGTATAGGTCATCATGAGCTTTGTGGAGCATGATTCAGGAAATGTATCAAAGGCTCTGAACAATGGAAATATTTGGCTCCATAATTCCATTTCACCAATTTCCCCTAAGGAAACAATATCAAAGATGTACATATGGAGACACTATTGCCATGTTGCAAAGAGTAGGAAAACTGAAAGCAACTAAAATATGGAACAAGTGTGTTATATAAGTTCCGCTGTAATCATTAAATGGCACATGAAATACTGTGTAGGCATTAAGTTGTCATGTGACTGAATATTTGCTAACATAGAAAGGCATTATTAATCAAAAAGGcaagtttaaaaacaatttgaattCATTCTGaaatagagagggagagcagagatcAAAGTTTAGAATTTATACCGGAGTTTTAGAATTTATACCAGAGTTGTCTTTGGGTAACAGACATACAGGTGAGTATTGgggggttatttttattttaatgtttctttaagaAATGCACATTGttgatttactaaaaataaaatttaaaactcataaCATCCCGAGGTACCTCATTGTCCACAGACTCTATTTGGAGCTCCTCTACAAGGTATTGGAGGCCTTTTGagatccctcccacctccaccttcAGCTTCATCACTAGCTGCTGCTTGTCTCAGCAGGTACACTCAAGCAGGACATCCCCCTCACCTATCAGACTGTTTCCTGTTCTTTGTCCACCTGTCCCTGCTCAGTAAAAACCACACTGACTATGGGCCAATGACTAGTTCACATAATCACCTAATAGCAATTCATGATGCTATTGTACTCAATGTTCAGATGAGAACACAAGGCCTAACCAGGGATGACCATGACCACACAAGGGATAGGTAGGCCTGGGATGAGAACGCTGGCTGGCTACTGCAGATAGGAAGACTCTACTCCACACCGTGTCCCTCCTTTCTTGCAGTGACCTTACTTTGCCCTGCCCTTTTTCCTGGGTAACTCTTCATGTGGCAGGGTGTTATGTAAGGCTCAGCTCAGCTGTCACCACCCTAAGGAAGCATTCCCTGAATCCTCCCTCACGAACAAGCCAAGCTAGGCTTTCCTCCTTTGTGCCCTCCAATCCTCCTGCCCAGAGTATAACCATTGCTTTCAGACATTGCATTAAAATACTCTTCTTCATTGTCTATTGTGAGCTTCTGATTCAGATCTGTAACCCAGTTTGAGGCCCTTAAAAGGCACTCAGTCCTTATCAATTACTTAAATTGAACCTCAGATCAATTCAATTCTTCATCTGTCAAACTCTTGTCTGGCTCCATGGATTGATCTGCAAAGGACTGCTCTCTGTTTGGAAATGCCACCGCCCAGTGACTAACCTTCTCATCAGTTGCTATTCAGTGTCTCTTCATCGCATTGTACATGGCTGGTTGAACCTAAGTAGAGACTGAGTCTCACAGTGACCTCCTGCCTTCTACTACCTCCACTGCCACTCCTATTCACGAGCATGTGTTGACAGGCTGGGGAGTTGTGTTTTGAGTGAAGGATGGAGTGGTAGCAAACAGAAGAGACAGGGCAAGTGAGTGAGGATCCACAGGATGAAGGACAGGATGGGCTGACCAGGGTTAAGGTCTTCCCACAgggaaaaggaaagcaggagaAAAGCATAGTTAGTATTGTCCTGAGGCCCGAGAGATGAAAACCAGCccagagcaaaggagaaaagttTGTCTACAAGTCTTTCCTGAATAGCGGGGACTGTGTTCAGAGGGAATGTGGGTTAGCATGAAAACAGTGGGGGCCGTGCCCAGCAGAGCTGGAAATGGGCAACCTCATCCAGTGCCCCTGCCGTGGGAGTAGGGCAAGTTGTCTTCTCCAGGTGGCTTGTAGGCAGCAGGCCCCTTAGAGAGGGCCAGAACTCAGGACCATGAATTGATGTGTTTAGAGAACACCACCTCTTCCACAGGCCATTACTTGGCATATTTTGAAAAGCTGGGATGGTGGTCCTGTGATCAGGAAAGTTGAAAGAATGATCCTGTAAAATTCTAGTATGAGTGTTGGCATTGCCAAGGCTAGCAAGGTCTGGGGGACACTGGTTTACATGGAAGTGTCTTTTCTGCATCACATATATGTAAGCTTATTCTGAGCTGGAGACATGTCCTAATCACTCTTCTGTCTCCCATAGGATAATGCCTTGCACATGATAGAGGAAATTCCCAGTCTCCACTTCGATACCCAAAATATCTCAAGTCAACCTCTGGAAAACTTTTCCTAGGAGGAGTCTTCTCAGAGCCCCATGCATGTCCttgttcctcaggctgtagatgaAAGGGTTCGTCATGGGGGTCACCACAGCATACATCACTGTGGCTACTGAGTCCTTCATGGAGTAGGTTTGGAGGGGCTGCAGATATACCATGCCAAGTGTCCCATAGAAGAGGGAGACCACAGCCAAATGGGAAgcacaggtggagaaggctttGTACTTCCCAGTGGCTGAGGGTATTTGGAGGATGGCTCTGACAATTCGGACATAGGACATGATCATGAACCCTAAAGGggtgaggaaaataaagcagccTGTGGCAATCAGCACTATGTGATTGACTTCAGTATTGGAACATGCCAGCCTCAGCAGCACATACATCTCACAGAAGATGTAGTGGATCTTCCGGGAACCACAGAATGTTACCCTGGTCATGAGGAGGGTGTGGGTGAGGCCATAGAAAACAGAAAGTGCCCAACACAAGGTGAGGAGCATAATACAGAGCCCAGGACTCATGACCATGGTGTAGTGGAGGGGGCGGCAGATGGCCACATAACGGTCATATGCCATTGTGGCCAGGATAAGGTTGTCCAGGGCCACCAAGGAGACTAGGAAGTAGAGCTGTGTCAGACACCCCACATAGGAGATGGCTTTGTTCTGAGACTGGAGGCTCACCAGCATCTTGGGGATTGTATTGGTGACAAAGAAGAGGTCAGTGAAGGAGAGGTTggccaggaagaagtacatgggtgtgtgcaGGCGGGGATCAAAGCTGATGGCCAGGATGATGAGCACATTTCCCACCACTGTGACCAGGTACATGGACAGGAACATCCAGAACAGGACCCACTGCTGCTCAGGACTGTCTGAGATCCCCAGGAGCAGAAACTCAGAGACTCCACTATTGTTGACTCCATCCATTTCCTCAACTGTCTGCAACATAGGcaccaataaatgtttgtttattaAGTGTCCTCAATTGAACATAGACATTCATGTAAGCAAAATTAATTGTTTTCCTAGCATTAAAATACCTgactaaattttataatttaaaaatgttattatcaaagtataattgatatacaatgttgtattagtttcaggtgtacagtagtGATTGGGCAATTCTGCGCATTCTGCAATGCTTACCACAGTAtatgtagtcaccatctgtcactatatgatattattacaatattattggctatattccctatgctgtacttttcatatATGTGGCTTATTATGTAAATGGAAGTTGATATTTCTTAATCTAGGTCCCACCCACAtcccccctggcaaccaccaggttgttctctacatttaagggtctgtttggtttttgtttgtttctcaatgTGCAGTTGGCTTCAGatcctttctcccccttcctctgtccctcctgctgtactctctctctctctaaaatatattaataaatctttttttaaaaaagaaagaggtgcgcctgggtggctcagtgggttgggcctctgccttcggctcaggtcatgatcccaggggcctgggatggagtccggcatcagcctctctgatcagcagggagcctgcttctcctcatctctctctctgtctgtctctctgcctatttgtgatctctctctctgtcgaataaataaataaaatctttaaaaaaaaaaaaaagaaagaaacaagaagtgtttacaagaatgtggagaaaagagaacccttctGAGAATttaaactggtgtagccactgtggaaaacagtatggaggctcctccaaaaattaaaaatataatattttttttaaagattttatttatttacttgacagagagagatcacaagtaggcagagaggcaggcagagagagagaggaggaagcaggctccctgctgagcagagagcccgatgcgggactcgatcccaggaccctgagatcatgacctgagccgaaggcagcggcttaacccactgagccacccaggcaccctaaaaatataatattttaagttaagAACAAACTAATAATAGGCACAAACACATAACATGGAAAATCTTTATGCAACTCTGTCATTCCAG
Protein-coding regions in this window:
- the LOC116577787 gene encoding olfactory receptor 1D2, whose protein sequence is MLQTVEEMDGVNNSGVSEFLLLGISDSPEQQWVLFWMFLSMYLVTVVGNVLIILAISFDPRLHTPMYFFLANLSFTDLFFVTNTIPKMLVSLQSQNKAISYVGCLTQLYFLVSLVALDNLILATMAYDRYVAICRPLHYTMVMSPGLCIMLLTLCWALSVFYGLTHTLLMTRVTFCGSRKIHYIFCEMYVLLRLACSNTEVNHIVLIATGCFIFLTPLGFMIMSYVRIVRAILQIPSATGKYKAFSTCASHLAVVSLFYGTLGMVYLQPLQTYSMKDSVATVMYAVVTPMTNPFIYSLRNKDMHGALRRLLLGKVFQRLT